The stretch of DNA GGTGCTGAGCGCGGTGGGGCTGGTGGTGCCGGCCGTCTTCCACATGCTGGTGGGGAACACGGCGCGCGCCGCCGAGCGCAACCTGTCGTTCGAGATCTCGGTGGTGCTGATGCTCACCTACGTGGCGTCGCTCTTCTTCACCCTGCGCACGCACCGCCACCTGTACATGGGTGACGCGGGCGGCGCGGCGGAGCTGGAGCCCGGGCACCAGCACCCGCCGCTTGGGCGCTCCATCGGCAAGCTCCTGATCGCCACCGTGGGCGTGGCCGTCATGGCCGAGTTCCTGGTGGGCGCGGCGACGCACACCGCCGAGTCGCTGGGGTGGAGCGAGGTGTTCGTGGGCGTGATCGTGGTCGCCATCATCGGCAACGCGGCCGAGCACTCCACCGCCATCCTCATGGCCGCCAAGAACCGGATGGACGCCGCGATCAACATCGCCGTCGGCTCGTCGATCCAGGTGGCGCTCTTCGTGGCCCCGGTGCTGGTCTTCCTCAGCTACTTCATCGGCGGCAAGGGTCTCATGGACCTGATCTTCACCCCGCTGGAGGTGCTGGCGGTGGTGGCGTCGGCCGGGATCATGGCCTTCTGCTCCAACGACGGCGAGAGCCACTGGATGGAGGGCGTGCAGCTCCTGGCCGTGTACATCATCCTGGGCATCGCCTTCTTCTTCCTCCCCGTCCCCGAAGGCGCCGCCGCAGCCTCCGCCGCGACCGGCGGCCACTGAGCGCATCGGTTGGGCGGGAAGCGAGGGGCGGGCGCCGATGTCGGCGCCCGCCCTGTTGATTGCCGTCCTGTTTGTTGGAGCAGAATCCATCCCGCATCGGCGTCTACTGAAAGCAATACGGAGTAGCGGCGGTTGTCAGCTTAACTCCGGACTGTCAAATCGCTGCAGCGTAATGGAACGACACAGCATGGAACCGCTCTGTGACCACATCGTTTTCTCTGATCCGAGTGGGTTCCCCTGGACCGAGAACTCAGTGTTACCCTTGCTGCACGTCGCACATGTTCGCACCTTAGAATAGATGCGGTCCATGGGTTAGCTAAACGCCCGGTGCACCATCGCACTTGTATTCGCCGCATCAGGACAGGCTATATGAGTGTGCGGACCCTTCCCCCCCTGGATTGATTCTGTATGCGTCACGTCAAAGAACTGGTTCTCCGCCTCTACGGCGATCAGGGCTCAGATACTATTGACCGCCTAGCCTCACAGGTCGAGTATACAGCTGATCTTTGCATCCAGATGCTGGACCCCACGTCAGGCATCCAAGCGGTAATTCCGGAATGGGTCGAAGACATCTCGCTAGAGCATCGTGACTACGACGAGTTAATTCAAGTTAAGACTCGTGACGAGTCAGTGGGCTTCTGGACCATAGCTGATGTACTCCCAATCCTTTGCGCGCTTTACCACCGGAGACATGCGGTCGGGCGGCCTTGTCGTTTTCGTTTCGTTTCTGATGGTAGCGCCGACCCACGGCCAGCATCCGGACGCTCATATGGTTCACTATACCGACTCAAGGAACTACTACTCACCCTTGGGCAGGGTAATCCTCTGACCCCAGACGAGACGGCGTTGCTTGCCGAGTTGCGCGCACGTGTTTGCCCGCGGGTGATGGCGATCATGCTAGCTGAGTATCATGAGTCGCTGGGCGAACACGAAGCGTGGGAATTGTTGTTAAGCACCTACGTGGACACGAACTCGCCTGTACTGCGGGGGGATCCAGATTATGCGGCTCTTGATCGCGCGTTAGATCTCTACCGTCCAGGACTCCCAGCCCGAGGGATTGCTCAACTTAGGAATTTGTTTGATCGGCTCGTCAAGCTGATCTCCGATCGGGTGAGACAGGGTACTGACCGCGCAACACGGAAGATCGTGGCGGCGGATATAGGAGCGCTTCTTAGCCCCCTACCGGTACCTGAGTCGCTTCCGAGCCTCGATGCAGTCCCAGGTACAACGGTCCTCGAGAAAAAGCTGCACCTCGGTGGCTTTGATCCGACCATGAAGCCCACGTTCAATCGAGAGTGGATGCACGCGAAAGGGGTAGTTCGCGAGATGGAGGTCCAGGGAGCTACACGCGAAATCACTCGATACACAACCGCAGCACTCAACCGTCACGGGCGCCTCCGGATGCGGCTCAGCCGGGAACTGCCTGAAACCAATGCGTTCGGCCCTGCGCTGTGGGAATCTCTCGATCAACCCCTTGCCGACCTTGCTCAACGTGAGCTCCCAGAAGCACTCCAGCACGATGAATCTTTTCGTATCGGAATTCTCTGGGATACGACCAATGACTGCGCGTCTTGGTGGCACCGCGCTCGAACCACCGTCAGCGAGTGAGCATCGTTGCGCCTGCGGACCCGGTTTTCCTGCACGCCGCGCGGTTGCTAATCCTAATCCGGTTTTGCGGGACCCCTCGTGCGGCGGGGCCCGCCCGGCGGCCCGGCGTCAAAGGTCGGACCTTACTTGCAAAGATCGACTTCTTCTTGCGTTATCCAGCGTACCTCGCGCGCGCTGCGCAGATTCGCCTCCGCATCAACGTTGGTGCGGCAGAACTCGGGTTGGATCGAATCGAAGATGCGAATACAGTCGAGTCCAGGATGGTCCGGTATCGCTACGGGCCGTGGGATCACGCCTACTACGTAACGCTCGCCTACCTGATAGGGAAGCGCTTGATCTCAGTTGAACTAGATGCCCGGGGCACAGAAACCTTCCGATTGACCCCGGACGGTTTTGCTGCCGCCGAGATGCTTGGGAAAGTCCCTTCCAACGGGGATCTTATTTTGAGGGCTCGTTTGATACAACGGGTGTTTCCGAGGGTGACGGGAACCCAACTTAAAGATTTTATATATAACCACCTCCCGGATGTGGTTCATCGAGACCTCGGCGCAACAATCTGAACTCATGCTCTCACCTGAACTCCGAATCAACCGAATCGTAGTTGAGGGTTCACTAGGCTTGGACCTCCGACTAAACTCTGGCCTCAATGTTGTTTACGCGGCTTCTGTCACCGAAGATCCAGTGCCATCGTTAGCGGAGAACTCAGATGAAGCCCGCTATACGAACAAAGCTGGAAAAACGGGGTTTGTTGAACTGATTCAGCACGGGCTCGGCGTACGACAAGAGAGCCGTGAAAACTTCCATTTTGCTCCGATCGCCACGAAGCTCCGCACGCTGTGGATAGAGGTCGAAACCAACGGTGAAGTAATGACCCTTGAGCGTTCGCTGCAGGAGATGGGGGCACGGCTAACGCTTCGAGATCGCCCGTACGCCAAAGGGATATCTTCCACACCTGGAGAAACCGTCGCGGTCGAGGAGGTTTCCGGCGTAATGCTCCAGCGCTTGCGTATTCCGGAGGTCATGGCACCCAAGGGAGATAAGGACGTTGAGCCTCTATCGTTTCCCAATTTGATGCGCGCCTTCATCCTTCATCAGCGGGATAGTTTTGGCGCGCTCATCGACAAGATGCCTCCAATTCGCCGAACGCATATAATCGGGTTCCTCACCGGCATCATTCCAGAAGCGTTCTTCCGCCGCGCCGCGGTGTTAGGTGATATCAAGACGCGCGCAGACACGCTCCGTTCGCGGTATGATGCTGTGATACGCTTTCTTGAATCAAGCGGTATCCCAGACGTGACGCTCGCGACCGAGCAGGTGAAGGAAACGCAACGAACCTTCGAAGCGACACGCGAGCGCCGAGCTGCTTTGCAAGACCGCATGCGCGCGGGAGAAAACGCCTCCGAAGAAGTGCGGGGGCGCCTCGAAGAACTAAGAGCCGAACTGCTTCGAATCGGTAGCAGAAGGAACGAACTTGAAAGGAGGCGAGTTGCGCTTATCCGGGAGGTCGAGCGGTTAACCGCATTATCAGCGTCCCTCAGGGCTGACTTGACCAAAGCGCGGCGGCTCCAGACGTCAGAGATGATACTGAGCACTGTTGACTTTCAAGATTGTCCCCGGTGCCTGCTTACGGTAACACCTGAGATGCGGCAGCGTGAAGACCATTCGCGATGTGCACTCTGCAATAGGCCGCTCCGGAACCATTCCGATGCTTCGCCTCGCTTTTTGGCGCGCACAGCTGATATCGCACTCCAAGCGGACGAGGCTGAGCGCGTTTTACGAGATGTCCGGGCGGAGATCGGCCGCACGGATGAATCGTTGGTGGAGCTGCGTGAGAAGGAGGGAGTGCTCGGGGCTGAGCTCGAAACTCAGTCTCGCAGCTTCGTCAGCCCGCTGCTTGACCAGTTCGTGCAAGTGTCAGCCGAAGTTGCGACGGCAGAGGCGAACTGGGTCACTGCACGTCGTGCGTTGGAAAGCCGAATCTCGGCAGAGCGCATTCGCGAACAATGGGAGGCGGCTCTGAACGAAGTGCAGGAACTGGAAGACAAAGTTGAAAGTGCCCGGGGCCGTGCGCGCGCACGTAGATCACGCTTACGCGAACTCTACCGAGAAATCCTCTACGCAGTGCGGTTTCCGGATCTGAAGTCGGTTACCATCGATCCTGTGACGTTAATGCCTAAGATCAATGGGAACTTGTATCGGCATTCCGGCGTGGCATTCACGGGATTGGCTGTGACCTGTTACCACCTCGCAATGCTCCGCCTGTCCTTAGAGGAGGAGACATTTTTCCCCCGGCTGCTGGTTATCGACTCGCCAGCGGTGGGCGACCTCAACGATCGCAATCACGACGACTTGCTCAATTACTTGGCATCGTTCCAAAAAGAAGCGGTTGACGACGTCGTTCGCCGGGGCGCTGACCCGGCTGATCTTCCCTGGCAGATAATCTTGACGACGCGGCGGATGACACCGGCTCTGGAACCCAGCACAGTGCTCACCATCAGCAATCATGAAAACGAGCGGCTCCTCACGCCGCGAATGATCCGCTATAGACGATAGCGATAGGTGAGGCGCCGAGCGCACGTAAGTCTTGGTGCTATTCATCCGTTAGATGCTCGCAAACTGGGGCCCGCCCTTGGCAATATCGCAATGAGCAGATCGGCTGATTGAAGACGGTGCAAGTCTGGAGCAGATCACGCGGAGGGGTAAGCTTAATCCCTTTGTACCGTTCGGGCTTATAGCGCCTAAGTTGGCCGCCGCCGCGAGGGGAGGAACTGCGGACCAGGGCGGGCGTCGATGCTGGCGCTCGCCCCTCGCTCCTTCTTCCTTCGGAGCTTCAAGGCGTGACCGGCCCAGATCCCACGACGCTCTCCCCGAAGTACCCGGTTCCGATCCTCACCCCCCGCTCCAGTGCGAGGTCGTGGAGAGCGTCGGGATGCTTCATGAGGACGCGCATCAGGGTGTCCGCAGTCGAGCTCTGCGTCACGGTGCCGCGCTCCCACCGTACTACCGTCTTAGGCCCGGTGCCGAGCAACTGCTCGAATTCGGCCTGCGAGATCCGGAGGCGTTCACGAAAGGCTTTCACCTCGCCGGTAGCGAGGAGGCCGTCTTCGCGCCTGACCTGGTCCGCCGCGAGCCGCTGCAGCGCGTCCGCCTGCTCAGGGAGAAAGAACGTCTCCCCGCACCCCGAGCACCTCATGAACTCGCCTTCCACCGTGACCGCGCGCTGGCCGAGCAGGACTTCGCGCGGCTCGCGGACCATCTGCGCCTCACTGTCGCAAACGTGGCATCGTTCGGTCATGGCGACGTATCTCGCTTGAAGGAGAGGATGATCGCGAGCCGAGGCTCGCCTGTGCGAGGGTCGCGGCTCAGGTCGAACTTGATGTACAACGGAATGCCCTCGTACCGAACCCTGTACACGTCCTGCATCGCGCCAGGCGACTTGCTGCTTGGCATCGTCTTCTGGGCGTGCGCGGGGGTCAGGAGCGCAACCACCTCGCGGATATCGTGCTGATCCAGGCCGAGTACGGTATACTCGGATGGGTCCTCATAAACCCGGTAACGCATCCGCGCCACCAGATACTGAATCGTCGCGAGGTCGTGAGTGGATCTCGCACGACTAGAACCCATCGCTTGACCTGTGGTAGCAGCGTGCTACTACCCGCTTGGTTAGTA from Longimicrobium sp. encodes:
- a CDS encoding type II TA system antitoxin MqsA family protein; its protein translation is MTERCHVCDSEAQMVREPREVLLGQRAVTVEGEFMRCSGCGETFFLPEQADALQRLAADQVRREDGLLATGEVKAFRERLRISQAEFEQLLGTGPKTVVRWERGTVTQSSTADTLMRVLMKHPDALHDLALERGVRIGTGYFGESVVGSGPVTP
- the cax gene encoding calcium/proton exchanger, which translates into the protein VLSAVGLVVPAVFHMLVGNTARAAERNLSFEISVVLMLTYVASLFFTLRTHRHLYMGDAGGAAELEPGHQHPPLGRSIGKLLIATVGVAVMAEFLVGAATHTAESLGWSEVFVGVIVVAIIGNAAEHSTAILMAAKNRMDAAINIAVGSSIQVALFVAPVLVFLSYFIGGKGLMDLIFTPLEVLAVVASAGIMAFCSNDGESHWMEGVQLLAVYIILGIAFFFLPVPEGAAAASAATGGH
- a CDS encoding type II toxin-antitoxin system MqsR family toxin codes for the protein MGSSRARSTHDLATIQYLVARMRYRVYEDPSEYTVLGLDQHDIREVVALLTPAHAQKTMPSSKSPGAMQDVYRVRYEGIPLYIKFDLSRDPRTGEPRLAIILSFKRDTSP